The candidate division KSB1 bacterium genome segment CGATTATGACTGTTCTTCCTGTGGCCGCACTACGGAGATTTTCCAGAGCATCACCGCGCCGCCGGTGGAAAAGTGCCCGCATTGCGGCGGCCGGGTGACGCGCCGCATCTCCGGCGGCACCGGTTTGATCTTCAAAGGCAGTGGGTTTTATTTGACAGATTACAAGAACGCCGGCGCAAAAAACGGCGACGGCAAAGCCGACCAGGCCACGTCCACCACCGGCGGCAACGAAACCGCCGACCAGGACAAGAGCGGCAGGGCTTCCACTGCGAAGAAGACGGAAGCTTCGCCGGTCTCCGCGGAATAAACCGTGCCGGTGCGTGGAATGCACACCGCTCCACTGGTTGGCCGGAGCAGTCCGCCGTCTCCGCCAGCGGGGGCGCATCTGCCGGCATGACCCGTCGGCGCGGGCAGGATTGGAAAGAACCTGCCTTCACCTCAGGAACAGTCGTGCAGTTTACTTTCAGACACAATCA includes the following:
- a CDS encoding zinc ribbon domain-containing protein; translated protein: MMPSYDYDCSSCGRTTEIFQSITAPPVEKCPHCGGRVTRRISGGTGLIFKGSGFYLTDYKNAGAKNGDGKADQATSTTGGNETADQDKSGRASTAKKTEASPVSAE